A stretch of the bacterium genome encodes the following:
- a CDS encoding class I SAM-dependent methyltransferase yields MCSEVTAKVREFYEGVPFPRVSFESISSASELNSRAGIYARALDRELPSLARVIDVGCGTAQLLCLLGGCGDRRLFAVDISLGSLLEGKKLASVLGLRNIFFVQADLFNLPFEDAGFDYLFCHGVVHHTDRPLEALVKISRLLRTGGKASIGLYNRYGRAVHRLRRWLWRKGSDHKPIPSGHFYRRDINGVSAGTVNSWFRDQYRNPHEVCISLSTAHRWLTEAGLAFVRFLPNVLRRWPVPGRCLFMQAGSESHLLRRMTFALTQFLWMVRPVESGYFVVTALKEER; encoded by the coding sequence ATGTGCTCAGAAGTGACCGCCAAGGTGAGAGAGTTTTACGAGGGAGTCCCGTTTCCGCGCGTGTCCTTTGAGTCGATTTCCAGTGCGAGCGAGCTGAATAGTAGGGCAGGCATTTATGCCCGGGCGCTTGACAGAGAGTTACCTTCTTTGGCCCGTGTGATCGATGTAGGCTGCGGGACGGCGCAGTTGCTCTGTCTTCTGGGAGGTTGCGGCGACAGGCGCTTGTTTGCCGTCGATATCAGTCTTGGCTCGTTACTGGAGGGCAAGAAGCTGGCGAGTGTACTTGGGTTGAGAAATATCTTCTTCGTTCAGGCCGACCTATTCAACCTGCCCTTTGAAGACGCGGGATTTGACTACCTGTTCTGCCATGGCGTTGTGCATCATACCGATCGGCCCTTGGAGGCTTTGGTCAAAATCTCTCGCCTTCTGAGGACAGGCGGGAAGGCTTCCATCGGACTTTACAATCGATATGGACGGGCTGTTCATCGGCTGCGTCGGTGGCTATGGAGAAAGGGCTCGGACCACAAGCCGATCCCTTCTGGACATTTCTATCGAAGGGACATTAACGGAGTATCCGCCGGCACAGTCAACAGCTGGTTCAGAGATCAGTACAGGAATCCACACGAAGTCTGTATCTCTCTCTCGACGGCGCATCGATGGCTGACCGAGGCTGGGCTGGCTTTCGTTCGCTTTTTGCCAAACGTATTGAGAAGGTGGCCGGTGCCCGGAAGGTGTTTATTCATGCAAGCTGGCTCCGAATCTCATCTCTTGAGACGAATGACATTTGCGCTCACCCAGTTTCTCTGGATGGTCCGTCCAGTTGAATCGGGCTATTTCGTGGTCACTGCTCTGAAGGAGGAGCGCTAA
- a CDS encoding radical SAM protein produces MPRILMVRSHDNIHGTLMSQPMGLLYVASYLRKRFPGRFEFKLYHTGFKGNTLARLREEAAHFRPDYLFVSSLTPDADLAHTVVRSVKSVAGGCTSVIGGPYPTTSREKPLLDKNIDYTVLGEGEVTAAELLECLESGWNPHAINGLAYRDGGEIRLTEPRGYIQDLDELPFPAWDLIDFEAYAGYLPMSVTLKGKMYAGLITSRGCPYNCAYCHKTHGKQFRARSAENVLDELELLCRDYGVDEIQVLDDICNLDLGRMTSICQGIVERGLAIHIAFPDGMRADLMTPELVRWLRRVGTYKIHYAPETRSERLQEKLGKFVQFDKMDRIIRETSRQGILTAAFFMLGFPSETLAELRRTVDYAVNMPFDLASFFRVVPYPNTRLREWAIEEGASFDDEFLGRFSSYHFFSNICASVELTTEQIARETLSAYLRFYSRPRRLLRLFWRYPNRLRLLRGLLRLFGDCIKPYFRLRSAGDLEYMQGL; encoded by the coding sequence ATGCCGCGAATCCTCATGGTCAGGTCCCATGACAATATTCACGGGACTCTCATGTCTCAGCCGATGGGGCTGCTCTACGTCGCATCGTATCTGCGGAAGCGTTTTCCCGGACGTTTTGAGTTCAAGCTGTATCACACGGGCTTCAAAGGGAACACGCTCGCGAGGTTGCGAGAGGAGGCCGCGCATTTCCGGCCTGACTATTTGTTCGTTAGTAGCCTTACGCCGGATGCGGACCTTGCACACACAGTGGTTCGGTCGGTGAAGTCTGTGGCGGGAGGATGTACGTCGGTTATAGGCGGCCCGTATCCGACGACTTCGAGAGAGAAGCCGCTTTTGGACAAGAATATTGACTATACGGTTCTCGGAGAGGGCGAGGTTACCGCTGCAGAGCTTCTAGAGTGTCTCGAGAGTGGGTGGAATCCGCACGCAATCAATGGGTTGGCATATAGAGATGGCGGCGAGATCAGGCTAACGGAACCGAGGGGTTACATCCAGGATTTGGACGAATTGCCGTTCCCTGCCTGGGACCTGATCGACTTCGAAGCATACGCTGGCTATCTGCCGATGTCGGTGACGCTGAAAGGCAAAATGTATGCAGGCTTGATTACGAGCAGGGGATGCCCCTATAATTGCGCCTACTGCCACAAGACACACGGCAAGCAGTTCAGAGCGCGCTCTGCCGAGAACGTTCTCGATGAATTGGAGCTACTATGCAGGGATTATGGTGTTGACGAGATACAGGTGCTGGACGATATCTGTAATCTGGACCTGGGTCGAATGACGTCGATCTGCCAGGGGATCGTGGAGCGGGGCCTTGCGATCCACATCGCCTTCCCGGATGGAATGAGAGCGGACTTGATGACGCCCGAATTGGTGCGTTGGCTGAGGCGTGTGGGAACCTATAAGATCCATTATGCTCCCGAAACGAGGTCGGAGCGACTCCAGGAGAAGCTTGGCAAGTTCGTCCAATTCGACAAGATGGACAGGATTATCCGTGAGACGTCCAGACAGGGAATACTGACCGCGGCCTTCTTCATGTTAGGCTTCCCCTCCGAGACGCTCGCAGAATTGCGGCGCACTGTTGACTATGCAGTCAACATGCCTTTTGACCTGGCGTCTTTTTTTCGCGTGGTTCCATATCCCAATACGCGATTGCGCGAGTGGGCCATTGAGGAGGGTGCGAGCTTCGATGACGAGTTCCTGGGCCGTTTCAGTTCATACCACTTCTTCTCGAACATCTGTGCGTCTGTCGAGCTTACAACCGAACAGATAGCGAGGGAGACACTGTCCGCGTATCTGAGGTTTTACTCGCGCCCACGGCGACTACTCCGGCTATTCTGGCGTTACCCGAATCGCTTGCGTCTATTGAGGGGCTTGCTCAGACTATTCGGTGACTGCATCAAGCCCTATTTCAGGCTTCGTAGTGCAGGTGATCTTGAATACATGCAAGGACTCTAG
- a CDS encoding GDSL-type esterase/lipase family protein → MSQLRHYIRNICFFRKPSPLRRGFRDLVREMWRIYIVRGAALAGLIVVSGSRHYVWIAIVIMEFWIWAVGYKPRAHDSNIFRLTADERLFEFVPDISYRYYYSGRNAYGEDFVRPARVGPLGHRIPEDGTPGPLADLHLIIFGDSSVFGEGVSYGSAFASEIERRLNEDASLGRAVSVINAGVPGYNTMQSVAWMKRLVPAFSPSVILLCVSLDDTLLWGSIAIGKDGEMVRLDAPLRHKVRERLKEFSYILYHLSQVYRFIRVEDYLKGLFMDRYIGFNLWSGSVSEMASLCHEHDVVPVVVILPGLWKLDGGYPWRGVHSTIRSECEGHGVSVIDPLDALQGFKGRELWVHPADPHPNELAHRIIGQFVAGSLVETLRTSVLSRTQAAT, encoded by the coding sequence ATGAGTCAACTTAGACACTATATTCGCAATATCTGTTTTTTCCGCAAGCCGAGCCCGTTGAGGCGTGGTTTTCGAGACCTCGTCCGCGAGATGTGGCGCATTTACATCGTCAGAGGCGCGGCGCTGGCCGGTTTAATCGTGGTATCAGGCAGTCGGCATTACGTCTGGATCGCTATCGTGATTATGGAGTTTTGGATTTGGGCAGTGGGATATAAGCCCCGCGCACACGATTCCAATATCTTCAGGCTCACGGCAGATGAGAGACTGTTCGAGTTCGTTCCGGACATCTCATACAGGTACTATTATTCTGGCCGAAACGCCTATGGAGAAGACTTCGTCAGGCCGGCGAGGGTCGGACCTCTCGGGCATAGGATTCCGGAGGATGGCACGCCGGGGCCTCTTGCCGATTTGCATCTCATCATATTTGGCGATTCGAGCGTGTTTGGGGAGGGCGTCTCATACGGGAGTGCTTTCGCTAGCGAGATCGAGCGCCGACTGAACGAAGATGCATCGCTCGGTAGAGCAGTATCTGTGATCAACGCCGGGGTCCCCGGATACAACACGATGCAGTCAGTCGCGTGGATGAAGAGGCTAGTCCCTGCCTTCTCACCGTCCGTGATTCTGCTCTGTGTAAGTCTGGATGACACTCTCTTATGGGGAAGCATCGCAATTGGCAAGGACGGGGAGATGGTGCGACTCGATGCGCCTCTGAGGCACAAAGTGAGGGAACGTCTGAAGGAGTTTTCGTACATTCTTTACCATTTGAGTCAGGTGTATAGGTTCATCAGGGTTGAGGACTATCTAAAAGGTCTGTTCATGGATCGATACATAGGATTCAACTTGTGGAGCGGGTCTGTGTCGGAGATGGCCTCGCTTTGCCACGAGCATGATGTTGTGCCCGTGGTTGTCATCTTGCCCGGTCTATGGAAGCTTGATGGGGGCTATCCGTGGAGGGGCGTTCACTCCACGATCAGGAGCGAATGCGAAGGCCACGGAGTATCCGTGATTGATCCTCTTGACGCACTTCAGGGTTTCAAGGGTCGTGAGCTCTGGGTACACCCAGCCGATCCTCACCCGAATGAGCTGGCACACAGGATAATCGGTCAATTCGTGGCTGGTAGTCTCGTCGAGACCCTACGGACTTCCGTCTTGTCCAGAACCCAGGCAGCGACTTGA
- a CDS encoding malic enzyme-like NAD(P)-binding protein: MTRPMELVRYTTDEVLEYHRDNFGGGGKFEIMSKVPVRDAKDLTLAYTPGVAEVCRAIERDPNEVHRYTARDNTIVILTDGTAVLGLGDIGPAAGLPVMEGKSVLFKMLAGVDAFPLCIGTKDPDKIVEFAKLLEPCVGGINLEDISAPRCFEILKRLRNELSIPVLHDDQHGTAVVVLSGLVNALKIVGKSLSEVRIAVNGAGASGIAVTGLLMRAGARNVILCDTKGTIYRGRSIGMNAYKDAIAERTNLEMIRGTLADAMRGADVFLGLSVANQVSGDMVRSMAKDPIVFAMANPVPEIMPEEAKAAGASIVATGRSDYANQINNVLGFPGIFRGALSARASDINEEMLIAAANALAGLVGDDELREDYVIASPVDPRAMPTEARAVAQAAQETGVAQIDVDPEQVYRYTAYLREVLEKRYAFSERYVREHPFST; the protein is encoded by the coding sequence TTGACCAGACCGATGGAGCTTGTCAGATACACGACAGACGAGGTGCTCGAGTATCATCGAGACAACTTCGGGGGAGGGGGCAAGTTCGAGATTATGAGCAAGGTCCCGGTTCGCGATGCGAAGGACCTGACGCTGGCGTACACGCCCGGGGTAGCGGAGGTGTGCCGCGCTATTGAGCGCGACCCAAACGAGGTGCATCGATATACGGCAAGGGATAACACAATAGTAATCTTGACGGACGGGACAGCTGTCCTTGGGCTCGGCGACATTGGCCCTGCGGCGGGTCTGCCTGTTATGGAGGGCAAGTCGGTCCTTTTCAAGATGCTCGCCGGCGTTGATGCGTTTCCCCTGTGCATCGGGACAAAAGACCCTGACAAGATAGTCGAGTTCGCCAAGCTCCTGGAGCCGTGCGTGGGCGGCATCAACCTCGAGGACATCTCCGCGCCTCGTTGCTTCGAGATTCTGAAACGGCTTAGGAACGAGCTCTCGATACCGGTGTTGCACGACGATCAGCATGGCACGGCGGTAGTCGTTCTGAGCGGTCTAGTAAATGCACTGAAGATCGTTGGCAAGAGCCTGTCAGAGGTCAGGATTGCCGTCAACGGCGCTGGAGCCAGCGGCATTGCAGTGACGGGCCTTCTGATGCGAGCTGGTGCAAGGAACGTCATTCTATGTGACACGAAGGGAACCATCTATCGCGGCCGGTCAATTGGCATGAACGCCTACAAGGATGCGATTGCCGAGCGGACGAATCTTGAGATGATCAGGGGCACGCTAGCCGACGCGATGCGCGGCGCTGACGTCTTCCTCGGCCTTTCTGTGGCAAACCAGGTCTCTGGCGATATGGTTCGGTCGATGGCCAAGGACCCGATAGTCTTTGCGATGGCCAACCCGGTACCTGAGATAATGCCCGAGGAGGCTAAAGCGGCAGGCGCCAGTATCGTTGCGACGGGCCGCTCAGATTATGCCAACCAGATAAACAACGTTCTCGGCTTCCCTGGGATATTCCGAGGCGCACTTTCGGCCCGGGCGAGCGATATCAACGAGGAGATGCTCATCGCTGCGGCCAATGCGCTTGCGGGGCTTGTCGGGGATGACGAGCTGCGGGAGGATTACGTAATCGCCAGCCCTGTTGACCCGCGAGCGATGCCGACCGAGGCGCGGGCCGTGGCCCAGGCGGCCCAGGAGACGGGCGTTGCCCAGATAGACGTTGATCCGGAGCAGGTCTATCGCTACACCGCCTACCTGCGTGAGGTCCTCGAGAAACGCTACGCCTTCTCGGAGCGATACGTTAGAGAACATCCGTTTAGCACGTAA
- a CDS encoding glycosyltransferase family 4 protein produces MTRVMFVGEDGFVGGAQISMCGLLQELSRRAVDCIAVIPSPNRYSEMLRSSGIDVTRNRLDELKRDYVRISPVFGEVKNLGVIMDEFLPDLIHADAPWAAFFTLLAARRRGLPVLCSLHWYPEAHRASKRAVFRILRRYVIANCRKFALFSEHMLSTIVNDYGFPAAKVVMIPYGIERYRLKNNISRDDWRCSWGIPTEAILYTCVARLHPQKGILDILDAAGIVCRKVDEAFFAFAGEEVVAPMENLHFTERVRAMASRLGISSRIRLLGFQDDIGAVYGASDVLVHASSREPFGLGVAEASMSGLPVVAYRVGGVPETVIDGENGFLVPAMRPDVLAEKLIELGQDAELRGRLGRRGKQLGAQQHSVEEMTAQFIRLYEEVAK; encoded by the coding sequence ATGACGAGGGTGATGTTTGTCGGGGAGGATGGCTTCGTTGGGGGTGCGCAGATCTCGATGTGCGGTCTCCTGCAAGAGCTGTCCCGTCGAGCAGTGGATTGTATCGCCGTTATCCCCTCGCCCAACCGCTATTCGGAGATGCTTAGAAGCTCGGGCATAGATGTAACCCGCAACCGGCTGGACGAGCTGAAGAGGGATTATGTCCGTATTTCGCCGGTCTTCGGAGAGGTCAAGAACCTGGGCGTTATTATGGATGAGTTTCTCCCCGACCTTATACATGCTGACGCACCTTGGGCCGCTTTCTTCACGCTTCTGGCTGCCAGGCGGAGAGGACTTCCGGTGCTGTGCTCCCTTCATTGGTATCCGGAAGCTCATAGGGCGTCCAAGAGAGCCGTCTTCAGAATACTGAGGCGGTATGTTATAGCGAATTGCAGGAAGTTTGCCCTATTCAGTGAGCACATGCTCTCCACGATCGTGAACGACTACGGCTTTCCAGCCGCTAAGGTCGTCATGATACCCTACGGGATCGAGCGATATAGGCTGAAGAATAACATATCACGAGACGACTGGAGATGTTCTTGGGGTATTCCGACCGAGGCGATTCTCTATACCTGTGTCGCACGATTGCACCCGCAAAAAGGGATTCTGGACATTCTGGACGCCGCGGGAATTGTCTGCCGCAAGGTGGACGAGGCTTTTTTCGCCTTCGCGGGTGAGGAGGTTGTGGCACCGATGGAGAACCTGCATTTCACTGAGCGGGTCCGTGCCATGGCCAGCAGGCTCGGGATCAGTAGCAGGATCAGACTATTGGGCTTCCAGGATGATATTGGGGCTGTCTATGGGGCGAGCGATGTGCTGGTTCACGCATCTTCCAGGGAGCCATTTGGCCTAGGAGTGGCCGAAGCATCCATGTCGGGACTACCCGTAGTGGCCTATCGAGTGGGCGGGGTCCCGGAGACGGTCATTGACGGTGAAAACGGATTCCTCGTTCCAGCCATGAGGCCTGATGTTCTTGCAGAGAAGCTAATAGAGCTTGGCCAGGACGCTGAGCTCCGAGGTCGTCTTGGCAGGCGGGGTAAGCAACTGGGTGCGCAGCAACACTCGGTGGAGGAAATGACGGCACAGTTCATCAGACTCTATGAAGAGGTGGCCAAGTAG
- a CDS encoding right-handed parallel beta-helix repeat-containing protein yields MAKEALVSLIVLVLVQVALAQGLVGASEYYVDINAGSNSNSGRSESDAWRTISFALDSVQQEASASNPVTICIAQGTYSPAAGELFGLVMRDYVSLKGAGGDFKTILDAQGIDRVIYCIIARQVTISDVVIMNGKTEGDGAGIFALCSSPIVERCTFIRNRIVKAGGSGAGLSGISEDCRPVILDCNFIANRSEAYGGAIASGKVTVVDCLFDSNEAGEDGGAVEVCFGEGLIEGCTFMGNTASMGGAVHCYGGESMVVRRCVMTGNAAYDGGGILFNNVENALIEDCRILHNTAQHNGGGILLNESSPVIKNCLIAQNQTARFGGGVQLSSAAPEIRCTTVADNRAGVEGDGLCCAFGGRAIIVDSILWGNRDNELMLATASFSDIQDQLMDGPGNISADPLYVLGEGCDYLLSQAAAGQASESPCIDAGSDSASTLGMAFYSTRTDNVSDTGIVDMGYHVPVAMPRVHAWPDAESYVLGGCLRPIVAASNDGLPVFVDVCAGFVGPAGEVICLTNHGATLGLAPWVSDLVLEHGFSFGPTVLMKLEIPYNLPAGEYMFFIALFSPGTTDPIGYPASFRFAVASQLDH; encoded by the coding sequence ATGGCAAAAGAGGCGCTAGTTTCTCTGATCGTTTTGGTATTAGTCCAAGTGGCATTAGCCCAGGGCCTTGTGGGGGCTAGCGAATACTACGTCGATATCAACGCTGGGAGCAATTCTAACTCCGGTCGTTCCGAGAGCGACGCCTGGCGAACGATCTCGTTCGCGCTGGACAGCGTGCAGCAGGAGGCCTCGGCCTCTAACCCGGTCACGATCTGCATCGCCCAGGGCACATATTCGCCGGCTGCCGGTGAGTTGTTTGGCCTCGTGATGCGGGACTACGTCTCGCTTAAGGGGGCTGGCGGTGATTTCAAGACGATCCTTGATGCGCAAGGCATTGATAGAGTCATCTATTGTATCATCGCCCGGCAAGTTACGATCTCTGACGTTGTGATCATGAACGGTAAGACCGAGGGGGACGGCGCTGGCATATTTGCCCTCTGCTCCTCGCCGATCGTCGAGCGCTGTACCTTTATCAGAAATCGTATTGTCAAGGCCGGCGGAAGCGGAGCCGGGCTATCCGGTATATCGGAGGACTGTCGTCCGGTCATTCTGGACTGCAACTTCATCGCGAACAGGTCAGAGGCCTACGGGGGAGCAATCGCTTCTGGAAAGGTAACTGTCGTCGATTGCTTGTTCGACTCCAACGAAGCGGGCGAGGATGGAGGCGCGGTGGAAGTCTGCTTCGGAGAGGGCCTCATCGAGGGGTGTACATTCATGGGTAACACGGCTAGCATGGGTGGCGCGGTTCACTGCTATGGGGGGGAATCAATGGTTGTCCGACGTTGCGTGATGACGGGGAACGCTGCCTACGATGGCGGCGGCATCCTTTTCAACAATGTCGAAAACGCGCTAATTGAGGACTGCCGAATTCTCCATAACACGGCGCAGCACAATGGCGGTGGCATCCTGCTCAACGAGAGCTCACCGGTCATCAAGAACTGCCTCATCGCCCAGAATCAGACGGCCCGCTTTGGCGGCGGCGTTCAGCTGTCGTCGGCAGCGCCAGAGATTCGATGTACAACGGTCGCAGACAACCGGGCCGGGGTCGAGGGCGACGGCCTATGCTGCGCGTTCGGTGGCAGGGCAATCATTGTCGATAGCATTCTCTGGGGCAATCGCGACAACGAGCTCATGCTGGCCACTGCCTCGTTCTCGGATATCCAGGACCAACTCATGGATGGCCCCGGCAACATCAGTGCGGACCCGCTCTATGTGCTGGGCGAAGGATGCGATTATCTTCTCAGCCAGGCCGCCGCAGGACAGGCCTCGGAGAGTCCTTGTATTGACGCCGGCAGCGACTCGGCCAGCACGCTTGGAATGGCTTTTTACTCCACACGGACCGACAACGTCTCTGACACCGGGATTGTCGATATGGGCTATCACGTGCCGGTTGCCATGCCGCGGGTCCACGCCTGGCCGGATGCCGAGTCCTACGTTCTGGGCGGGTGCTTACGACCGATCGTTGCGGCGAGCAACGATGGCCTGCCGGTGTTTGTCGATGTGTGTGCAGGATTCGTTGGGCCGGCTGGTGAGGTCATTTGCCTTACTAACCACGGGGCTACGCTCGGGCTCGCGCCATGGGTCTCTGACCTGGTCCTGGAACACGGCTTCTCTTTCGGACCAACGGTCCTTATGAAGCTCGAGATACCCTATAACCTGCCCGCTGGCGAATACATGTTCTTCATCGCGCTCTTTAGCCCTGGAACAACCGACCCCATCGGCTATCCGGCCTCATTTCGGTTCGCGGTCGCCAGCCAACTCGACCATTAG
- a CDS encoding XRE family transcriptional regulator has product MIGQRIRQARLAARLSLDDVVARLKGLGESISKQCLSNYEKGKRTPLPSTLILLGSALSVKPSYFMAEPQVSITWAGYRCQSRLGKRQREQIEAFAQSVAERQIYLQETLFPNELPRLPERRKVSTGDQAEQAAADLRACWELGNDPIDSLTQIIENNGGIVVKYPMGDVRFDGLSGYVNEGFPLVVVNRDVTDDRLRFDLGHELGHLVMDTEGSELKQEERLAHRFAGALLAVKDAVFHELGRQRAKISLDELALLKRKYGLSMQALVFRIRDLGIVSSYAFQAAFKEFAYRGWRKEEPVGFNGNEEPTRLEQLTLRALSEGIITPWMAEELCPGCTAGVEQEEPEPRRANLPSEFLKLPRSERSRLMAEASKMAEKAYQENPELNDFEAFGEDDLLD; this is encoded by the coding sequence ATGATTGGTCAACGCATACGGCAGGCACGACTTGCCGCACGCCTCTCGCTGGATGACGTTGTCGCGCGGCTTAAGGGGCTGGGCGAGTCGATATCGAAGCAGTGTCTTTCCAACTATGAGAAGGGCAAGCGAACGCCGCTCCCCTCGACCCTGATTCTGTTGGGGAGCGCGCTCTCGGTGAAGCCGTCTTACTTCATGGCCGAGCCGCAGGTCTCGATAACCTGGGCGGGCTATCGGTGCCAGTCGCGCCTCGGCAAACGTCAGAGGGAGCAGATTGAGGCGTTCGCGCAGTCGGTTGCCGAGCGGCAGATCTATCTTCAGGAAACGCTTTTTCCGAATGAGTTGCCAAGGCTGCCCGAGCGCCGCAAGGTCTCAACTGGAGACCAGGCGGAACAGGCGGCGGCGGACCTTCGGGCGTGCTGGGAGCTTGGTAACGATCCAATCGACAGCCTGACCCAAATAATCGAGAACAACGGCGGCATCGTCGTCAAGTACCCGATGGGGGACGTTCGCTTCGACGGTCTCTCCGGCTATGTGAACGAGGGGTTCCCTCTAGTCGTTGTGAATCGGGATGTTACTGATGATCGGCTCCGCTTCGATCTTGGGCACGAACTTGGGCACCTAGTCATGGACACCGAGGGGTCGGAGCTGAAGCAGGAGGAGAGGCTGGCTCACAGGTTTGCCGGGGCGCTTCTGGCCGTCAAGGACGCGGTGTTCCACGAATTGGGAAGGCAAAGGGCAAAGATAAGCCTGGATGAGCTTGCACTTCTTAAGAGGAAATACGGTCTCAGCATGCAGGCATTGGTCTTTCGCATCCGCGACCTCGGGATCGTCAGCAGCTATGCTTTTCAGGCGGCTTTCAAGGAGTTTGCTTACAGAGGATGGCGCAAGGAAGAGCCCGTGGGCTTCAACGGGAATGAGGAGCCGACTCGGCTTGAGCAACTGACGCTTCGCGCCTTGTCCGAGGGTATTATCACGCCCTGGATGGCAGAAGAACTCTGCCCCGGCTGCACAGCGGGTGTTGAGCAGGAAGAGCCCGAACCACGCAGGGCAAACCTGCCTTCTGAGTTCTTGAAGCTTCCCAGAAGCGAGCGCAGCAGGCTCATGGCAGAAGCTTCCAAAATGGCGGAGAAGGCCTACCAAGAGAATCCTGAGCTAAACGATTTTGAGGCTTTTGGGGAGGATGATCTGCTTGACTGA
- a CDS encoding carbamoyltransferase C-terminal domain-containing protein, with protein MRILGVSAHYHDSAAALLDGDRVYAACEERFTRLKHDPGLPINAISFCLREADIIGEELDLVAIHEKPLRKLKRFVSDCFRTFPFSYSYFRRALPVWLGRKCSPELSIASELRTDCRFAYVGHHLSHAASAYYPSAFEEAAVLTVDAVGEAYTTCTGIGKGESVVLDRGVRFPNSLGMFYSAMTYLLGFEVMDGEGKVMGLAAHGEPGYRRQVGELIRLNDDGSFALDMRYFQFDRSTRMVSPRLEKLIFPRRRPDEPIEQRHKDLAATAQQVLEEALISIVTNLRRRSGQKNLCIAGGVGLNTVANGRILENGGFDDIFIQPAAGDSGCSLGAALYASCKLLGRPRPRPMVSDRLGPAFREGSIARFLEVRKLPFKRLGEEETLSTVARRLADNKVVGWFQGKMEFGPRALGGRSILANPINPQMKNIVNSKVKFREPFRPFAASVPAEVAHDYFEHGVASPFMMLVFKVRPEKQNDIPSVTHLDGTCRTQTVTRECDQKYHSLLLEFGRLTGVPVLLNTSFNLKGEPIVCTPRDALKCFMESGMDCLAMENIFIEKQSTDEST; from the coding sequence ATGCGGATACTGGGCGTGTCAGCCCATTATCACGATTCCGCTGCGGCCCTACTGGATGGGGATAGAGTTTATGCCGCCTGCGAAGAGCGATTCACTCGGCTAAAGCATGATCCAGGCCTGCCGATTAATGCAATATCGTTCTGTCTCCGGGAGGCTGATATCATCGGCGAAGAGCTCGATCTCGTCGCAATCCACGAAAAACCCTTGCGCAAGCTGAAGCGATTCGTGAGCGATTGCTTCAGGACGTTTCCGTTTTCGTACAGTTACTTCCGCCGCGCGCTTCCGGTTTGGCTGGGACGGAAATGCTCGCCCGAGTTGAGCATCGCATCGGAGCTTAGGACGGATTGTCGATTTGCTTACGTGGGGCATCACCTGTCCCACGCTGCCAGTGCCTATTATCCATCGGCATTTGAGGAGGCAGCTGTGCTGACCGTCGATGCGGTTGGGGAAGCCTACACGACTTGTACAGGCATTGGTAAGGGAGAGTCAGTGGTGCTCGACCGCGGGGTCCGTTTCCCCAATTCACTCGGGATGTTCTATAGCGCAATGACTTATCTTTTGGGATTCGAGGTCATGGATGGTGAGGGTAAGGTTATGGGTCTTGCCGCCCATGGTGAGCCGGGATACCGCCGGCAGGTAGGCGAGCTGATACGGCTAAACGACGATGGGAGTTTCGCGTTGGACATGAGGTACTTCCAGTTTGACAGGAGCACCAGGATGGTTTCCCCGCGTCTGGAGAAACTCATTTTCCCCAGGCGACGGCCGGATGAGCCCATAGAGCAGAGACACAAAGACCTTGCTGCAACTGCCCAACAAGTTCTCGAGGAAGCTCTCATCTCCATCGTCACGAATCTTAGGAGGCGAAGCGGCCAGAAGAATCTCTGCATCGCAGGTGGTGTTGGCCTTAATACCGTCGCCAATGGTCGTATTCTTGAGAACGGGGGATTTGATGACATTTTCATTCAGCCCGCCGCCGGGGATTCCGGATGCTCACTCGGCGCCGCCCTTTATGCTTCGTGCAAGCTGCTTGGCAGACCCCGACCGCGACCCATGGTCTCAGATAGACTTGGTCCTGCATTCAGAGAAGGTTCCATAGCCCGGTTCCTGGAAGTTAGGAAGCTGCCTTTCAAGAGACTTGGCGAAGAGGAGACGTTGTCCACCGTTGCCAGAAGACTAGCCGATAACAAGGTCGTGGGTTGGTTTCAGGGGAAGATGGAGTTCGGTCCCAGAGCGCTGGGAGGCAGGAGCATACTAGCAAATCCGATAAATCCCCAAATGAAGAACATAGTCAACTCAAAGGTGAAATTCAGAGAGCCGTTTCGTCCATTCGCCGCTTCTGTCCCGGCGGAAGTCGCGCACGACTACTTCGAGCATGGCGTTGCCAGCCCATTCATGATGCTCGTATTCAAAGTCCGACCTGAGAAGCAAAATGACATACCTTCTGTCACGCATTTAGATGGAACGTGCAGAACACAGACAGTGACGAGAGAGTGCGATCAGAAGTATCACTCGCTCCTCCTGGAGTTTGGTCGGCTCACGGGTGTGCCGGTGCTTTTGAACACGTCGTTCAACTTGAAGGGGGAGCCAATTGTGTGCACGCCCCGCGATGCGTTGAAGTGCTTCATGGAGTCCGGCATGGACTGCCTTGCTATGGAGAACATATTCATCGAGAAGCAATCAACGGATGAGTCAACTTAG